Proteins from a single region of Acidobacteriota bacterium:
- a CDS encoding DNA-binding protein yields MKSVLANPAEMIAHGAPRVIHNDQELESYTDALFQLTALEHPSRAEAQAVELLTLLVERYERAHYPIPAADPVSIVRFLMAQQHLRQRDLIPQFGSESAVSMFLAGQRKLTLEQLRRLSTRFSLSADVFLAPSG; encoded by the coding sequence ATGAAATCAGTTCTTGCCAATCCCGCAGAGATGATCGCGCATGGCGCCCCGCGTGTCATTCATAACGATCAAGAGCTCGAGTCGTACACGGACGCACTATTCCAGCTCACCGCCCTGGAGCATCCGTCTCGGGCGGAAGCACAGGCAGTCGAACTGCTGACCCTGCTCGTGGAGCGCTACGAGCGAGCTCACTATCCCATCCCGGCGGCTGATCCCGTATCGATCGTGCGGTTTCTCATGGCGCAGCAGCACCTCAGGCAACGCGATCTGATTCCTCAGTTTGGGTCCGAGAGCGCAGTGTCCATGTTTCTTGCCGGCCAGCGCAAACTCACGCTGGAACAGCTTCGCCGCCTGAGCACCCGCTTCAGCCTCTCCGCCGACGTCTTTCTCGCGCCCTCGGGCTGA
- a CDS encoding type II toxin-antitoxin system HigB family toxin, whose product MKYGKEVHLVTRRHLREAMKQHPDAASEVEAWTTIVEAVRWRNFAEVRDMFKDVDYVNGYVIFNVRRNRYRLITVIHYAKTIDGRQTEGHVYIRSFLTHKEYDNPGNWDRRFAHPAAAWRSPERQRAGPAGNRSPHSKRPTGATRAKSGEPQ is encoded by the coding sequence GTGAAGTACGGTAAGGAAGTGCATCTCGTCACCCGCAGGCATCTGCGCGAGGCCATGAAGCAGCACCCCGATGCAGCGAGTGAAGTGGAAGCTTGGACGACCATCGTTGAGGCGGTCCGCTGGCGCAATTTTGCCGAAGTGCGAGATATGTTTAAGGACGTCGATTATGTCAATGGTTATGTAATCTTCAATGTCCGGCGCAACCGGTACAGGCTGATCACCGTCATTCATTACGCGAAGACGATCGACGGGAGGCAGACCGAGGGCCACGTGTACATTCGCTCGTTCTTGACGCACAAGGAGTATGACAACCCTGGGAATTGGGACAGGAGGTTTGCGCATCCGGCGGCAGCTTGGAGGAGCCCTGAGCGCCAGCGGGCGGGCCCTGCCGGGAATCGAAGCCCGCACTCCAAGCGACCAACGGGAGCGACCAGGGCAAAAAGTGGCGAGCCACAATGA
- a CDS encoding DUF4236 domain-containing protein: MAYVRLFRRVRVAPGVTMNLSKSGPSLSFGVRGAHLTAGRRGLTRTVGIPGTGVYWTDRSGRHTGAHTAPHFADAANPAGQPPKHASVRSAASSGSSPPSVSSASSARPSVPEFATAV; the protein is encoded by the coding sequence ATGGCCTACGTCCGCCTCTTCCGCCGCGTCCGCGTGGCTCCGGGCGTGACTATGAATCTGAGCAAGTCCGGTCCCTCGCTCAGCTTCGGCGTGCGCGGCGCCCACCTCACCGCCGGCCGCCGCGGCCTCACGCGCACGGTCGGCATTCCCGGCACCGGCGTCTACTGGACCGACCGCTCCGGCCGCCACACCGGCGCCCACACCGCCCCGCACTTCGCCGACGCCGCCAACCCCGCCGGCCAGCCCCCAAAGCACGCCTCAGTCCGCTCGGCTGCGTCCTCTGGCTCATCGCCGCCCTCGGTGTCCTCGGCTTCCTCGGCCAGGCCTTCGGTTCCTGAATTCGCAACCGCCGTTTGA
- a CDS encoding glycosyl hydrolase, with amino-acid sequence MFKSKWFLLASGLLLTLPLTLAAQVPVSQLTAGLHWRSVGPYTGGRVTTLAGIPSQPNVFFEGTAGGGVWETTNYGSTWENISDKYFKVGSIGAMAIAPSNPKIIYVGTGDSAPRNTVTTGEGMYKSTDGGKTWQFTGLGNTHIISWILIDPQNPNIVYAAALGHLFGPNPERGVFKSTDGGQTWQKILYVNDHTGAITMAMDPSKPQVVYAAMWQMRRRHWGFSSGGPGSGIYKTTDGGAHWTNITHNPGLPTGIFGKVGLAVSPSDPSVVYALIQADYKGQAGGLFRSDNAGQTWNLISLSQDITQRAFYYGRVYADPKDPNTVYLPNVGVYISHDAGKKLITLRPPHGDNHAFWVNPDNTQIFIEGNDGGATVTRDGGKTWSSEDNQPTGQFYHANLDDQFPFHIYGAQQDRGSDEGSSATPAAVWTTVRGGEMSWVVPQPGKPWITYASGYYSDEYRGNRRTGFSQLVSPWPAFKFGDGGRMLKYRFGWNHHAAVFNPHNPSEFVLGAQVLLVTTDQGIHWKAISPDLTRNDRTKQLRPGGPISKDVTGEEMFDTISSIAFSPLTDGVIWTGSDDGLVYLTRNHGAHWSEVRPPQLPEWSTITCVEPSNTQPGTAYVSASRFDWDDFHPYIYKTTDYGKTWTPLTTGLPDNEYVESVRQDPNDPDLLFAATSRTVYFSLNGGAQWQPLSLNLPAVRVDDIEIQPQQHAVVLATFGRAFWVLDDLQYLEQLNTASVTASVPYLFKPQQSWEGAAGGGGFGFGGRGGPERRASGATVFFYLPSDYTSSTPVKLTFTTADGQLINSYTLPLKPVRSRFGGMSRVVKLHPGMNRFQWNLRYADAVEVKGIYHYTQQNGPITGPEVVPGTYDVKLTVGSSTVTQPLTVTLNPNLPTTQAELQARFDLLMGLRNAANKLDTALNRAIDARAVLQKDVRTSSSGSAAAQPQIARLTTDINDLVNLHIQSGEGSLVFRNHLRSWLFRINSRIDRNYLPLTSGMIGVAHMYIQQADAGAARLQADLTAGKVATAN; translated from the coding sequence ATGTTCAAATCCAAATGGTTCTTGCTTGCTTCTGGTCTGTTGCTGACGCTGCCACTGACGCTCGCGGCGCAGGTGCCGGTGAGCCAGCTCACCGCCGGCCTGCATTGGCGCAGCGTCGGTCCCTACACGGGCGGCCGCGTGACGACGCTCGCGGGCATCCCCTCCCAGCCCAATGTCTTTTTCGAGGGCACCGCCGGCGGTGGCGTCTGGGAAACCACCAACTACGGCTCAACCTGGGAGAACATCTCCGACAAATACTTCAAGGTCGGTAGCATCGGCGCCATGGCCATCGCGCCTTCCAATCCCAAAATCATCTATGTCGGCACCGGCGACTCCGCGCCCCGCAATACCGTCACCACCGGCGAAGGCATGTACAAGTCCACCGACGGCGGCAAAACCTGGCAGTTCACCGGCCTCGGCAACACCCACATCATCAGTTGGATTCTGATCGACCCGCAGAACCCCAATATTGTTTACGCCGCCGCCCTGGGCCATCTCTTCGGCCCTAATCCCGAGCGTGGCGTCTTCAAGTCCACCGATGGCGGCCAGACCTGGCAGAAGATTCTCTACGTCAACGACCACACCGGCGCCATCACCATGGCTATGGACCCGTCCAAACCGCAGGTGGTCTATGCCGCCATGTGGCAGATGCGCCGCCGTCATTGGGGCTTTTCCAGCGGAGGTCCGGGCAGCGGCATTTACAAAACCACCGACGGCGGCGCGCATTGGACCAACATCACCCACAATCCCGGCCTGCCCACGGGCATTTTCGGCAAAGTCGGCCTTGCGGTCTCCCCGTCCGATCCCAGCGTCGTCTACGCCCTCATCCAAGCGGATTACAAAGGCCAGGCAGGCGGCCTCTTCCGCTCTGACAACGCCGGCCAGACCTGGAACCTCATCAGCCTCAGCCAGGACATCACCCAGCGCGCCTTCTACTACGGCCGCGTCTACGCCGATCCCAAAGATCCCAACACCGTCTACCTGCCCAACGTGGGCGTTTACATCTCCCACGATGCCGGCAAAAAGCTGATCACCCTCCGCCCGCCCCATGGCGACAATCACGCCTTCTGGGTCAACCCCGACAACACTCAGATCTTCATCGAAGGCAACGACGGCGGCGCCACCGTCACCCGCGATGGCGGCAAGACCTGGAGTTCGGAAGATAATCAGCCCACCGGCCAGTTCTATCACGCCAACCTGGACGATCAATTCCCCTTCCACATTTACGGCGCGCAGCAGGACCGCGGCTCGGATGAAGGCTCCAGCGCCACGCCCGCCGCCGTCTGGACCACCGTTCGCGGCGGCGAAATGAGCTGGGTCGTCCCCCAGCCCGGCAAGCCCTGGATCACTTATGCCTCCGGCTACTACAGTGATGAGTACCGCGGCAACCGCCGCACCGGCTTCTCCCAGCTCGTTAGTCCCTGGCCTGCCTTCAAGTTCGGCGACGGCGGCCGCATGCTCAAGTACCGCTTCGGCTGGAATCATCACGCTGCCGTGTTCAATCCGCATAATCCCAGTGAATTCGTCCTCGGTGCTCAGGTGCTGCTCGTCACCACCGATCAGGGCATTCATTGGAAAGCCATCAGTCCCGACCTCACGCGCAACGACCGCACCAAGCAACTGCGTCCCGGCGGCCCGATCAGCAAAGATGTCACCGGCGAAGAGATGTTTGACACGATTTCGTCTATCGCCTTCTCGCCGCTCACCGATGGCGTCATCTGGACTGGTTCCGACGACGGCCTCGTCTACCTCACCCGCAACCATGGCGCCCACTGGAGCGAGGTTCGCCCGCCGCAGCTACCCGAGTGGTCGACCATTACCTGCGTCGAACCTTCCAACACCCAGCCCGGCACTGCCTACGTCTCGGCGAGCCGCTTCGACTGGGATGATTTCCACCCCTACATCTACAAGACGACCGACTACGGCAAAACCTGGACGCCGCTCACCACTGGCCTTCCCGACAATGAATACGTCGAGTCCGTCCGCCAGGATCCCAACGACCCCGATCTGCTGTTCGCCGCCACCAGCCGCACCGTCTATTTCAGCCTCAACGGGGGCGCGCAATGGCAGCCACTAAGCCTCAATCTTCCCGCCGTCCGCGTCGACGACATTGAAATTCAACCGCAGCAGCACGCCGTCGTACTCGCGACGTTTGGCCGCGCGTTTTGGGTCCTCGATGACCTGCAATACCTCGAACAGCTCAACACTGCCTCTGTCACCGCGTCCGTGCCCTATCTATTCAAGCCGCAGCAATCCTGGGAGGGCGCTGCCGGCGGCGGCGGCTTCGGCTTCGGCGGACGCGGTGGTCCCGAGCGCCGTGCCTCGGGCGCGACCGTCTTCTTCTATCTGCCCTCCGATTACACCAGCTCGACTCCGGTCAAGCTTACCTTTACTACCGCTGATGGGCAGCTCATCAACAGCTACACCCTCCCGCTCAAACCCGTGCGCTCCCGCTTCGGCGGCATGAGCCGCGTGGTCAAGCTGCATCCCGGCATGAACCGCTTTCAGTGGAACCTGCGCTACGCGGACGCGGTCGAGGTGAAAGGCATTTACCACTACACCCAGCAGAACGGCCCCATCACCGGCCCCGAGGTCGTTCCCGGAACCTACGACGTCAAACTGACGGTCGGCAGCAGCACCGTGACGCAGCCCCTTACCGTCACCCTCAACCCCAACCTGCCCACCACGCAGGCTGAGTTGCAGGCGCGTTTCGATCTCCTCATGGGCCTGCGCAACGCCGCCAACAAACTCGACACCGCGCTGAACCGCGCCATCGACGCCCGCGCCGTGCTGCAAAAAGACGTGCGCACCAGCTCCTCCGGCTCGGCTGCGGCCCAGCCTCAGATCGCCCGCCTCACCACCGACATCAACGACCTGGTGAATCTGCACATTCAGTCGGGCGAAGGCAGCCTGGTTTTCCGCAATCACCTGCGCTCGTGGCTGTTCCGCATCAACAGCCGCATTGATCGCAATTACCTCCCGTTGACCTCGGGCATGATCGGCGTCGCCCACATGTATATCCAGCAGGCCGATGCCGGCGCCGCCCGCCTGCAAGCGGACCTCACCGCGGGCAAGGTGGCTACGGCCAACTAA